A window of the Antarctobacter heliothermus genome harbors these coding sequences:
- a CDS encoding ABC transporter ATP-binding protein: MKLTRVLRFGIPYRVSLTVALAFQLIETGAALSIPWVGGKLAGGLIGSGDFGIAPIALALIGLFALRTALRIASGIAIMATAERILADLRTQLYTHFQSLPVRYFHNQRPGDQVAVLTRDVDNIADYLTSSLIGLVPTVLTLIGALFLMLRLDPALAWPLAMAVPVFVLMTKLAYRRMRPLSRDLRENYGAGVSLAEENLAILPAIKTFSQEAREAARYAHLVHRQRDLGIRVGRMLVTIGPALRFVAAAAVIVVLWLSGDRLRSGDLPVAELVSLLLYAGLLTEPISGLAGFWGRTEGARGALERFESVLDEPAEDMISGLQPDTIAGEIRFEDVSFAHSGRKGTLEKVNLTVPAGRVLALTGENGAGKSTLVDLILRFNEPDAGRVLLDGTDLRDLNLAALRGLIGVVPQQTLLFDGTLRDNIVFGRPDVSEAALLRAIELARAEDFIRALPDGLDTTVGSRGVRLSGGQRQRIALARALVKDPPILILDEPTAMFDPEGEAAFVASARDALAGRTVVLITHRPASLALADMTVRLAAGRIVPVGSGPTGEGTA, from the coding sequence ATGAAGCTGACAAGAGTCCTGCGGTTCGGGATCCCCTACCGGGTCAGCCTGACGGTTGCGCTGGCCTTTCAGCTGATCGAAACCGGCGCCGCGCTGTCGATCCCGTGGGTGGGGGGCAAGCTGGCAGGCGGTCTGATCGGCAGCGGCGACTTCGGCATCGCCCCCATCGCCCTGGCCCTGATCGGGCTTTTTGCGCTGCGCACGGCGCTGCGGATCGCTAGCGGCATCGCCATCATGGCCACCGCCGAGCGCATTCTGGCCGATCTGCGCACCCAGCTGTACACCCATTTCCAAAGCCTGCCGGTCCGGTATTTCCACAACCAGCGGCCCGGCGATCAGGTCGCCGTGCTGACCCGGGACGTGGACAATATCGCAGACTATCTGACATCCAGCCTGATCGGGCTGGTGCCCACCGTCCTGACGCTAATCGGCGCGCTGTTCCTGATGCTGCGCCTTGATCCCGCGCTGGCCTGGCCGCTGGCGATGGCGGTGCCGGTCTTTGTCCTGATGACCAAGCTGGCCTATCGCAGAATGCGCCCGCTGTCGCGGGATCTGCGTGAAAACTATGGTGCGGGGGTCTCTCTGGCCGAGGAAAATCTGGCCATCCTGCCCGCGATCAAGACCTTTTCCCAAGAGGCGCGCGAAGCAGCCCGCTACGCCCATTTGGTCCATCGCCAGCGGGATCTGGGGATCCGCGTCGGGCGGATGCTGGTGACAATCGGCCCGGCGTTGCGGTTCGTCGCGGCGGCGGCGGTGATTGTCGTGCTGTGGCTGTCGGGGGATCGGCTGCGCTCTGGGGATCTGCCGGTGGCTGAACTGGTCAGCCTGCTGCTCTATGCCGGGCTGCTGACAGAGCCGATCTCGGGGCTGGCCGGGTTCTGGGGCCGCACCGAGGGCGCGCGCGGCGCGCTGGAACGGTTCGAAAGCGTGCTGGATGAACCGGCCGAGGACATGATCTCGGGCCTGCAGCCCGACACCATCGCGGGTGAGATCCGCTTTGAGGATGTGTCGTTTGCCCATTCCGGGCGCAAGGGCACGCTGGAGAAGGTCAACCTGACCGTGCCGGCGGGCCGTGTGCTGGCGCTGACCGGCGAGAACGGCGCGGGCAAGAGCACGCTGGTCGATCTGATCCTGCGCTTCAACGAGCCGGACGCCGGGCGGGTGCTGCTGGATGGCACCGACCTCCGCGACCTGAACCTCGCGGCGCTGCGCGGGTTGATCGGCGTGGTGCCGCAGCAGACCCTGCTGTTCGACGGCACCCTGCGCGACAATATCGTCTTTGGACGGCCCGACGTGTCCGAGGCGGCGCTGCTGCGTGCCATCGAACTGGCCCGCGCGGAGGATTTCATCCGCGCGCTTCCCGATGGGCTCGACACCACCGTGGGGTCGCGCGGGGTGCGCCTGTCGGGGGGACAGCGGCAACGGATCGCGCTGGCCCGCGCGCTGGTAAAGGACCCGCCGATCCTGATCCTGGATGAGCCGACCGCCATGTTCGACCCCGAGGGAGAGGCGGCCTTTGTCGCCTCGGCGCGCGATGCGCTGGCGGGACGCACGGTGGTCCTGATCACCCACCGCCCGGCCAGTCTGGCGCTGGCGGACATGACGGTGCGTCTGGCAGCGGGCCGTATCGTACCAGTGGGCAGTGGCCCGACCGGGGAGGGAACGGCATGA
- a CDS encoding asparagine synthase-related protein, with product MARLRRRGPDGAEVWQDGAVALGHASLVTTPEAALEQLPLRHGDTGCVITADARLDNREVLLTALGLDRAGGVIGDGALILQAYLRWGEDCVDHLLGDFAFAIRDPRRNAVFCARDHMGMRQLIYTYQPGRLFAFATDARALVTLETVPKRLNEARVLDFLDFQLEPVDDEVTFFEEVLRLPPAHCLMVDADDLRLRRTWRLEPEQPLRLSSDAEYAEAFTEVFTQAVRARLRSPETPGAMLSGGMDSGSVAAVAAGLLAEDGRGPLPTFSGTGPDVSRLETRLVAAAMGLPDIAPTAVRHDDLGALLPALRAWIDDLDDPFDGHMTMIAAVYITAARAGVKVMLDGVGGDTAFSQGNVLRHALAERRIRDIPRIARDTSLETGRRRDFWLTFAQAGWGLLVPPAIRRQRTPLTALRDRRREHRHIEQSLAAPELIAKHDLAGRRARLVAHLKAHDLDQVAHRAAGMTSPNMIVGRERYDRTAAAQGIEPRDPFCDIRLLSFILSLPETQLFREGFRKYLLRRAMAGRLPDAIRWNRFRDHHGYDFNKALFAASPDLGHAVLSCHEFTQRMVRSDVAPLLCDRDNAWNLGLWSRIVFLDVWVKMNRH from the coding sequence ATGGCGCGACTGCGCCGCCGCGGGCCGGACGGGGCAGAGGTCTGGCAGGACGGGGCGGTGGCGCTGGGACATGCCAGCCTTGTCACCACCCCCGAGGCGGCGCTGGAGCAGTTGCCTTTGCGGCACGGGGACACCGGCTGCGTGATCACCGCCGACGCGCGTCTGGACAACCGGGAGGTGCTGCTGACGGCGCTGGGGCTGGACCGGGCCGGGGGCGTTATCGGTGACGGCGCGCTGATCCTGCAGGCCTACCTGCGTTGGGGTGAGGACTGCGTTGATCACCTGCTGGGGGATTTTGCCTTTGCGATCCGCGACCCGCGCCGCAACGCGGTCTTTTGCGCGCGCGATCACATGGGCATGCGGCAGCTGATCTACACGTACCAGCCCGGTCGGCTTTTTGCCTTTGCCACCGACGCCCGCGCGCTGGTGACGCTGGAGACCGTGCCGAAGCGGCTGAACGAGGCGCGGGTGCTGGATTTCCTCGATTTCCAGCTCGAGCCGGTGGATGACGAGGTGACCTTTTTCGAGGAGGTCTTGCGCCTGCCGCCTGCGCATTGTCTGATGGTGGACGCAGATGACCTGAGGCTGCGGCGCACCTGGCGGCTCGAACCGGAGCAGCCGCTGCGCCTGTCCTCGGATGCTGAATATGCCGAGGCCTTCACCGAGGTCTTCACGCAGGCGGTGCGCGCCCGGCTGCGCAGCCCCGAGACACCCGGTGCGATGCTAAGCGGGGGGATGGATTCGGGCTCAGTCGCCGCGGTGGCGGCGGGTCTGCTAGCCGAAGATGGTCGGGGGCCGTTGCCGACGTTTTCGGGCACCGGCCCCGATGTCAGCCGCCTTGAGACGCGGCTTGTGGCGGCGGCCATGGGCCTGCCGGACATCGCCCCGACCGCCGTCCGGCATGACGATCTCGGCGCGCTGCTACCGGCACTGCGGGCCTGGATCGACGACCTAGACGATCCGTTCGACGGACATATGACGATGATCGCCGCCGTCTACATCACTGCTGCACGGGCGGGCGTGAAAGTCATGTTGGACGGGGTCGGTGGTGATACGGCGTTTTCTCAGGGAAACGTACTGAGGCACGCCCTGGCTGAGAGAAGGATCCGCGATATCCCGCGGATCGCCCGCGACACGTCGCTCGAGACAGGGCGACGACGGGATTTCTGGCTGACCTTCGCCCAGGCGGGGTGGGGCTTGCTGGTGCCGCCGGCGATCCGCCGGCAGCGCACCCCGCTGACTGCCCTGCGCGACCGCCGCCGTGAACATCGCCATATCGAACAGAGCCTCGCGGCGCCGGAGCTGATTGCCAAACATGACCTGGCGGGGCGCCGAGCGCGCCTTGTGGCGCATCTCAAGGCACACGACCTAGACCAGGTGGCGCACCGTGCGGCCGGGATGACCTCGCCGAACATGATCGTCGGACGGGAACGCTATGACCGGACCGCGGCTGCCCAGGGAATCGAGCCGCGCGACCCGTTCTGCGATATCCGTTTGCTGTCATTCATCCTGTCCCTGCCCGAAACGCAGCTTTTCCGGGAGGGATTCCGCAAGTATCTCCTGCGTCGCGCGATGGCCGGACGCCTGCCCGATGCCATCCGCTGGAACCGGTTCCGCGATCATCACGGGTACGATTTCAACAAGGCGCTCTTCGCTGCCTCACCGGATCTCGGTCACGCTGTGCTGTCCTGCCACGAATTTACGCAGCGCATGGTCCGAAGCGACGTCGCGCCGCTGCTGTGTGACCGTGACAACGCCTGGAATCTTGGCCTTTGGAGCAGGATCGTGTTTCTTGATGTCTGGGTGAAGATGAACCGGCATTGA
- a CDS encoding PqqD family protein — protein MDHNTFYKTHPDVVSTQTGDELVLLSFKTDTYYGLNPVGAHMWALLGEGASVETLCATLVAEYSVPEEVLRRDVVAVMTDLDAQSLIVAQEG, from the coding sequence ATGGACCACAACACGTTTTACAAAACCCATCCCGATGTGGTGTCGACCCAGACCGGCGATGAACTTGTCCTGCTCAGCTTCAAGACGGACACTTATTACGGCCTGAACCCGGTCGGCGCCCACATGTGGGCGCTTCTTGGCGAGGGGGCCTCGGTAGAGACGCTCTGCGCCACGCTGGTGGCGGAATACAGCGTCCCCGAAGAGGTGCTGCGCCGCGATGTCGTGGCGGTGATGACGGATCTTGACGCCCAGTCCCTGATCGTCGCGCAAGAGGGCTGA
- a CDS encoding lasso peptide biosynthesis B2 protein, translating into MARAAALLGQARLRTRRGSLARATCIGDPQAPWPPLSDAERRIIERTAWAVAVAARYVPWRSDCLVQALAARTWLASHGIESRLVIGVPRQKGAQFEAHAWLLSHGITVTGGNVARYNAFPAA; encoded by the coding sequence GTGGCCCGGGCCGCCGCGCTGCTGGGCCAGGCGCGGCTGCGGACGCGCAGGGGCAGCTTGGCACGGGCCACGTGCATCGGCGACCCGCAAGCCCCCTGGCCGCCGCTGAGTGACGCTGAGCGCCGCATCATCGAGCGCACCGCCTGGGCCGTCGCGGTGGCGGCCCGCTACGTCCCGTGGCGTAGCGACTGCCTCGTTCAGGCGCTGGCAGCCCGAACATGGCTGGCGAGCCATGGGATCGAAAGTCGGCTGGTGATCGGCGTGCCCCGCCAGAAGGGCGCACAATTCGAGGCACACGCCTGGCTGCTCAGCCACGGGATCACGGTGACGGGTGGCAACGTGGCGCGTTATAACGCCTTTCCCGCAGCCTGA
- a CDS encoding ubiquitin-activating E1 FCCH domain-containing protein → MGLFNHEAANRALDASDAPVQDAIRKIYLQGAASNAPAYQDPDLTIMRVSDMKSDALGYFDLCYVQDGEYRVEIESPQGDILYSADNVFVGSHLRTQELDEYNSTDQLRDDVFLSYQEVTGRYPVRPGQKILICSTDIQYKVMPAEESVPQLMSAGGVKFCQTGTRYTDLGCFKHAVARGESFSAGTMVFAGGTIFSFDDDGNTNLPGLTGWRRVVSPENDADLAQAKAKTDLVSVTQPVNLDVVPALVAGSNTYDSVNAGLAGTADGDAFFVPTGPGLQLYRNDAGQGTFVGWQGEIIFDDVTALKAETKEFAPGLVLRTRREGYAYTVASPLVTDHHLTVAGNKLYVVPTNGVFPVDALGVVDSGEDCGSALGALSASAISEDLPVRFGSGTYTLGGALKDIELARGSCLRWIGERGAKLYFTNNMGIGAAVACETMLAAEVARHDRFIEVLDSTGMEVGDLLHIHTDTRVETGWNYDKQCVRRIARIEGATLFLDQPLEFFFATAVATTVTCYERASAHIKGLHMEMTAAVQLDFRRLCDSSMRDGKVSGPAPGWSPNFSDGVKTVSCDRFVYDGVDLEKLRYAPVITTGSRHVHVKNCVAKDVRHLDASVWAQDILFEDITGISTDGIIQCHPCIRPVFRRVSDSVTRTGLYGIDLRGLGEVVEDCVVHHANAEVSGNTNAPLLLPEYDAMAGEFTRRITRLRAPHTKIRAGKEGRFIVEQSDVGGLDESQYTLDHLKIMVDDLTRARDREGADFSPTESNNFDATVMRGLRANVPTVRQYRTRVALSEIKAISQANPAEVTTLYPHRLRTGDEVLLSDIEGMVELNGTTRAVTVVNEFTVMLDGVDSTAFQSFGSSGQLALDIPYNTITGIAQTSPAVVTCPGHGYQNGDVIWIDGVDGMTDINRIYYVVQSAAQDSFALTGLDGKGIEGTSLEAYVSGGIVTLQEEVDTIEAATKPQCGIGDQLLLRSRIWTGSSNGQRFYRFPVKYRAFGGGNIDQKTRWGVLRVIATSNVGRSIGEFAFDYDVSSGTFTLLDNHSHIPNSLCVVNVRHAQQHFIDQVYQEGASTWTDQTGERHYLTFDIEIDVNRDTRYLYDVFVEMDEVRHGSI, encoded by the coding sequence ATGGGTCTATTCAACCACGAAGCTGCCAACCGCGCCCTCGATGCCTCGGATGCGCCCGTGCAGGACGCCATTCGAAAAATCTATCTTCAGGGGGCCGCAAGCAACGCGCCGGCGTACCAAGATCCGGATCTGACCATCATGCGTGTCTCGGACATGAAGTCGGATGCTTTGGGATATTTCGACCTGTGCTACGTTCAGGATGGCGAATACCGGGTTGAGATCGAGAGCCCGCAGGGCGACATTCTGTACAGTGCCGATAATGTCTTTGTGGGATCCCACCTGCGCACCCAAGAATTGGACGAGTACAACTCTACTGATCAGCTGCGGGATGACGTTTTCCTATCCTATCAAGAGGTGACTGGGCGCTACCCGGTACGGCCGGGGCAGAAAATCCTCATCTGTTCGACTGATATCCAGTACAAAGTGATGCCCGCTGAAGAAAGCGTGCCGCAACTGATGAGCGCGGGCGGAGTTAAATTCTGCCAGACCGGAACGCGTTATACCGACTTGGGTTGCTTCAAACATGCCGTCGCCCGGGGCGAGAGTTTTTCCGCTGGGACGATGGTGTTTGCCGGCGGTACGATTTTTTCTTTCGATGACGACGGCAACACGAACCTGCCAGGGCTGACCGGATGGCGCCGCGTGGTATCGCCGGAGAATGATGCGGATTTGGCTCAGGCGAAGGCCAAGACCGACCTTGTCTCTGTCACGCAACCGGTCAACCTCGATGTTGTCCCAGCGTTGGTGGCGGGCTCGAACACCTACGACAGCGTGAATGCAGGTCTTGCGGGCACTGCGGATGGCGATGCTTTCTTTGTGCCCACCGGACCTGGCCTGCAACTCTATCGCAACGATGCGGGGCAGGGGACTTTCGTTGGCTGGCAGGGGGAGATTATTTTTGACGATGTGACCGCCCTGAAAGCGGAGACCAAGGAATTCGCACCGGGCTTGGTGTTGCGTACGCGTCGGGAGGGCTACGCTTACACCGTTGCATCACCTTTGGTGACAGACCACCATCTGACCGTCGCGGGCAACAAGCTGTACGTCGTACCGACGAATGGAGTTTTTCCCGTCGACGCTCTTGGTGTGGTCGACAGCGGAGAGGATTGCGGCTCCGCTCTCGGAGCTCTGAGCGCTAGCGCGATTTCTGAGGATCTGCCAGTTCGTTTCGGCAGTGGTACCTATACGCTCGGAGGGGCGTTGAAGGATATCGAACTCGCCCGCGGGTCCTGCTTGCGCTGGATTGGCGAGCGTGGGGCGAAGTTGTACTTTACAAACAACATGGGGATTGGCGCAGCCGTGGCCTGCGAAACTATGCTCGCGGCTGAAGTAGCCCGCCATGACCGGTTCATCGAAGTTCTCGACAGCACCGGCATGGAGGTCGGAGATCTGCTGCATATTCATACGGATACGCGGGTCGAGACAGGCTGGAACTACGACAAGCAATGTGTGCGCCGCATTGCGCGGATAGAGGGTGCGACCTTGTTCCTAGACCAGCCGCTGGAATTTTTCTTTGCCACAGCGGTAGCCACCACGGTCACCTGTTACGAGCGTGCCTCCGCTCATATTAAGGGATTGCACATGGAGATGACCGCCGCAGTGCAACTGGACTTCCGCCGCCTGTGCGACAGTTCAATGCGAGACGGTAAGGTTAGTGGTCCCGCGCCGGGTTGGTCTCCAAACTTCTCCGATGGGGTTAAGACGGTGTCTTGCGATCGTTTCGTCTATGATGGCGTGGATCTGGAAAAGCTGCGTTACGCGCCAGTCATCACTACAGGATCGCGTCACGTACATGTCAAGAATTGCGTGGCCAAAGACGTACGCCACCTCGACGCAAGTGTATGGGCACAGGATATCCTTTTCGAAGACATCACGGGGATTTCCACTGATGGGATTATCCAGTGTCATCCCTGCATCCGGCCGGTGTTCCGCCGAGTATCCGATAGTGTGACACGCACAGGGCTCTACGGTATCGATTTGCGTGGCCTTGGCGAAGTTGTTGAGGATTGCGTGGTGCATCATGCAAACGCCGAAGTCTCAGGCAACACCAATGCACCGCTTTTGCTGCCGGAGTACGACGCGATGGCTGGTGAATTTACGCGGAGGATCACCCGCCTGCGCGCACCGCACACTAAAATTCGGGCTGGTAAAGAAGGCCGGTTCATCGTTGAACAAAGCGATGTCGGGGGGCTGGACGAAAGCCAGTACACCCTCGATCACCTGAAAATAATGGTTGATGACCTTACCCGTGCACGCGACCGTGAGGGGGCAGATTTTAGCCCAACGGAAAGCAACAATTTTGACGCAACGGTGATGCGGGGGCTGCGTGCCAATGTCCCGACGGTCCGGCAATACCGCACGCGGGTGGCTTTGTCCGAGATCAAGGCGATCAGCCAGGCGAATCCGGCCGAGGTCACGACGCTCTATCCGCATCGTCTGCGGACAGGTGACGAGGTTCTGCTATCAGACATCGAGGGCATGGTTGAGCTGAACGGAACAACCCGAGCAGTAACCGTGGTCAATGAATTCACAGTGATGTTGGACGGGGTAGACAGTACTGCATTCCAATCCTTCGGCAGTAGCGGCCAGCTGGCACTGGACATCCCCTACAACACCATCACCGGAATCGCGCAGACATCGCCGGCAGTGGTGACCTGCCCGGGGCATGGCTATCAGAATGGGGACGTTATCTGGATCGACGGTGTCGACGGGATGACCGACATCAATCGAATCTACTACGTTGTACAGTCGGCGGCACAAGATAGCTTTGCTCTTACGGGACTTGACGGAAAGGGTATCGAAGGAACGTCGTTGGAGGCATATGTGTCCGGCGGCATCGTGACCCTTCAGGAGGAGGTGGACACGATCGAGGCCGCGACCAAACCGCAATGCGGCATCGGCGACCAGTTACTGCTACGCTCGCGTATCTGGACGGGCAGTTCAAACGGGCAACGATTCTACCGATTTCCTGTCAAGTATCGGGCTTTCGGTGGTGGGAACATTGACCAGAAGACGCGGTGGGGGGTGCTTCGTGTGATCGCAACTTCAAATGTAGGACGGTCGATCGGTGAGTTCGCGTTTGACTATGATGTTTCCAGCGGGACGTTTACACTGCTCGACAACCACTCGCACATTCCGAACTCTCTCTGTGTTGTCAACGTACGCCATGCGCAACAGCACTTTATTGACCAAGTCTACCAGGAAGGGGCTTCGACGTGGACAGACCAAACAGGTGAGCGTCACTACCTGACGTTCGACATTGAGATCGATGTGAACCGCGACACGCGATACCTTTACGATGTCTTTGTGGAAATGGATGAGGTCCGTCACGGAAGTATCTGA
- a CDS encoding glycosyltransferase, translating to MHNNQDPDVEAIIKNHFKSSKALRFHYWPNFSSRKRSRLGVFPYPLKNPFIPLIFAKTETQILALPSIWRGIRLARLGHIDALHIQYENEIHRRTRFDPDLPPEDLVDRTIQELEDLKIKGVGLAWSIHDAESHYDESYPHHIEKLRKFLANTVDMIHVFNHAGRAFAENMLASDPDKIELVELPTCFGAYGRTPKPTPAPIKRRFLCFGTILPMKGIEGFLDCVGSADVSDKCGVITVAGPFWPGKSPDLTQHIPANRDVEMKLGFVGDSDIVDLFSNADYVVVNYRRVLTSGVVALAMTMGKPIIGTNLGGTAEAVPIENHQLLYDPENPSGLRHVIEKACEMSEGEHLALQHACQAHAARRHPNIQSKKLEAALRKHGVL from the coding sequence ATGCACAACAACCAAGATCCCGATGTTGAAGCTATCATAAAAAACCATTTCAAATCATCCAAGGCGCTTCGCTTTCATTATTGGCCTAATTTTTCGTCGAGGAAGAGATCGCGTCTCGGAGTTTTTCCGTACCCACTAAAAAATCCATTCATCCCGTTAATTTTCGCAAAAACTGAAACGCAGATTTTGGCGCTGCCGAGCATATGGCGTGGAATTCGACTGGCAAGGCTTGGTCATATTGATGCATTACACATTCAGTACGAAAATGAAATACATAGACGAACAAGATTTGATCCAGATTTGCCCCCCGAAGACTTGGTAGATCGAACAATACAAGAGTTGGAGGATCTGAAGATAAAAGGGGTGGGGCTTGCATGGTCTATTCACGATGCGGAGAGCCATTACGATGAGTCCTATCCTCATCATATTGAGAAGCTCCGGAAATTTTTGGCGAATACAGTAGACATGATACATGTATTTAATCACGCTGGCAGGGCTTTCGCAGAAAACATGCTTGCCAGTGATCCCGATAAAATTGAGTTAGTGGAGCTGCCCACCTGTTTCGGAGCATATGGCCGTACTCCGAAGCCGACTCCTGCCCCAATTAAGAGGAGATTCCTTTGTTTTGGAACGATCTTGCCGATGAAAGGAATAGAGGGGTTTCTGGACTGTGTCGGGAGTGCCGACGTATCCGATAAATGTGGAGTTATTACAGTCGCGGGGCCGTTTTGGCCGGGGAAAAGCCCTGATCTGACCCAACACATTCCGGCCAACAGGGATGTAGAAATGAAACTTGGTTTTGTGGGCGATTCTGATATAGTGGACCTATTTTCCAATGCGGACTATGTTGTTGTCAATTATCGCCGCGTACTGACATCGGGTGTTGTGGCTCTGGCAATGACTATGGGAAAGCCAATTATTGGAACCAACCTTGGAGGAACAGCTGAGGCGGTTCCGATTGAAAATCACCAATTGCTATACGATCCCGAAAATCCAAGCGGGTTGCGACATGTTATAGAGAAAGCTTGTGAAATGAGTGAAGGTGAACATTTGGCCTTGCAGCATGCCTGTCAGGCTCATGCTGCAAGGCGTCATCCTAACATTCAGTCAAAAAAACTTGAAGCCGCCTTGCGAAAACATGGCGTTTTGTAA
- a CDS encoding ABC transporter ATP-binding protein: MVDMKTLRLVWGFLDQNERKNFFIVVAVVCVAGIAAVSMVLSIVPFLSVLANPGKIHESKFLKYAYDYGGFEGEYNFLMALGISSICVIILSNIMQLLKVYVIGRFSAMRSYSLSSRLLTRYLQQPYVFFLDQHTGELGKQLLSECQQVVDQAIKPAIEGFAAIVTSTMIVIVLLYMEPIISISAFLSIGAAYGVIIFFTRKISRRWGKVRVEANAQRYRLVTEAMAGIKVIKVLGRERFYMNLYSDPAQKMAKSQLIISVASQSPQYAIHAIMFSGIIVLCLALLVRAGLDGHESLAEIIPTIGLLAFSGQRILPELSTLFRSITLLSYGRSAVESIHEDYAQTKVISPVPCQFVEPRGLKSFFSFDSVTFVYPNADKPNLLGVSFSIQKGERIGVVGSTGSGKSTLANIVLGLIEPSQGDVIIDGVVLKHEDFRSWRGSVGYVPQDIFLTDLTVRENIAFGLPMDQIDEKLVIESAKIARIHDFILDELECGYDTVVGERGIRLSGGQRQRIGIARALYSQADLILFDEATSALDNATEKEVMQSIEALPGDKTLIMIAHRLSTLRNCDRIMVLRHGELIAFDSWENLERDCPEFLAMSSSANAA, encoded by the coding sequence ATGGTTGATATGAAAACACTGCGTCTCGTTTGGGGTTTCCTCGATCAGAATGAACGGAAGAACTTTTTTATTGTAGTGGCAGTTGTTTGTGTGGCGGGAATTGCTGCGGTTTCTATGGTTTTGTCGATCGTGCCTTTCCTTTCGGTGCTCGCGAATCCCGGAAAAATTCACGAAAGTAAATTTCTAAAATACGCTTACGATTATGGAGGGTTTGAAGGTGAATATAACTTCTTGATGGCGCTAGGTATTTCTTCAATTTGCGTGATAATATTGTCAAATATTATGCAGCTTCTGAAGGTATATGTGATCGGACGGTTCTCTGCGATGCGCAGTTACAGTCTTAGTTCTCGACTTCTTACAAGATATCTGCAGCAGCCTTATGTATTTTTTCTTGACCAGCATACTGGCGAGCTTGGAAAGCAGTTGCTATCAGAATGTCAGCAGGTTGTAGATCAGGCAATTAAACCTGCCATTGAGGGATTTGCTGCAATCGTTACCAGCACCATGATCGTTATTGTATTGCTATATATGGAGCCAATTATTTCCATTTCCGCTTTTCTTTCGATCGGAGCTGCGTATGGGGTCATTATTTTTTTCACGCGAAAAATTTCTCGGCGCTGGGGTAAGGTTCGTGTTGAGGCGAACGCTCAAAGATATCGGTTGGTTACCGAAGCAATGGCGGGGATTAAGGTTATTAAGGTTCTTGGACGTGAGCGATTTTATATGAATCTCTACTCAGATCCAGCGCAAAAAATGGCAAAGAGTCAATTAATTATTTCTGTCGCGTCTCAGTCGCCACAGTATGCGATTCACGCAATAATGTTTTCTGGCATAATTGTTCTATGCCTTGCCTTGCTCGTACGTGCCGGGTTAGACGGGCATGAGAGCTTGGCAGAGATAATACCAACAATTGGTTTGCTTGCTTTCTCTGGGCAACGTATCCTTCCAGAGCTTTCTACACTATTTAGAAGTATTACCCTACTAAGCTACGGTCGCTCTGCAGTGGAATCTATCCACGAAGACTATGCTCAAACGAAAGTGATATCACCGGTGCCGTGTCAATTCGTTGAGCCGCGGGGCCTCAAAAGTTTTTTTTCTTTCGATAGTGTTACGTTCGTGTACCCTAATGCTGACAAACCAAACTTGTTAGGTGTTAGTTTTTCAATTCAAAAAGGGGAGCGAATTGGAGTTGTTGGTTCCACGGGGTCAGGAAAGTCAACTCTCGCCAATATTGTTTTAGGTTTGATAGAACCAAGCCAAGGTGACGTGATAATAGATGGTGTAGTTCTTAAGCATGAAGATTTTCGTTCCTGGCGAGGATCGGTTGGCTATGTGCCGCAAGATATATTTTTAACAGATTTGACGGTTCGGGAAAATATCGCTTTTGGTTTGCCAATGGATCAGATCGACGAGAAGCTTGTCATTGAATCAGCCAAGATTGCTCGAATACACGATTTTATCCTTGATGAACTGGAGTGCGGATACGATACGGTTGTCGGGGAGCGCGGTATTCGCCTTTCTGGAGGCCAGAGGCAACGGATTGGTATTGCTCGAGCCCTCTACAGTCAGGCGGATCTTATCCTTTTCGATGAGGCGACTAGTGCATTGGACAACGCGACAGAAAAGGAAGTGATGCAGTCGATTGAGGCTCTGCCCGGAGACAAGACGCTGATCATGATCGCCCATCGTCTCAGCACCCTGCGCAATTGCGATCGGATCATGGTGCTCCGGCACGGTGAACTGATTGCTTTCGATTCTTGGGAGAACCTCGAGCGTGACTGTCCCGAGTTTCTGGCAATGAGTTCTTCGGCCAACGCTGCCTGA